Below is a window of Thermoflexus sp. DNA.
GCTGGATGGCGGCTCTCGAGCAATTGCCGTCTCTGCTCAGCGCCGCCCTCCTGTCGGTGTGGTCCGCCGCACCCGCCCGACGGGAAATGCCCCAGGCGATCGGGAGTCGCTTTGCCCGCATGACCGCGGATCTCCCGGATGCTCCCAGCGGGCGGCTGGCGGCAATGGCCAATCGGGAATCCCTGCTTTACTGGCTGGATCGCCTGCTGGAAGCACTGGGGCGTTTGCGGGAGGCGCTGACCGATGTAGAGAATGAGGCCGCTCTGGAGGACTTTTTCCGCTCCGCCGATCGGATCCGGGAAGCCTGGTTGAAGTCCCGGCATGAGAGCCTGCAGGCCTTGCCGATCCCGGCGGATCCGCCCGGCCTCCTGGAAACCATGTTGAAGCTCCGCTCCCTTCGCCCCTCCCGGAAGCAATAAACCCGAGCGGAGCTTTCACGAGATGGGGTCTCATTCTGGACAGCCCGAATTCGATCCTTCGGAGGGCCTCATCGGATGCGGGTGTTGATGATCGCGCCGACTTCGTTCTTCAACGACTATGGATGTCACGTGCGCATCCTGGAGGAAGCCAGAGCCCTCCAGTCCCTCGGGCTCCAGGTGAAGATCGTGACTTACTACAAAGGCCGCGATCTCCCAGGTCTGGATATCGTCCGCACCCCTCCCCTGCCGTGGCGTTCTCACTATGAGGTCGGATCCTCCCGACATAAGATCGCCTTCGATCTCTATCTCTCTGGGACGGCGCTGGCCACGGCGCTGCGCTGGCGCCCCCATCTGTTGCACGCGCATCTCCATGAGGGCGCGCTCATCGGGAGCGTCCTTCGGACGCTGTTACGGGTTCCGCTGATTTTCGATTTTCAGGGCAGCCTGACCGGGGAGATGATCGATCACCGCTTCCTGAACCCGGATGGGCCCTGGTATCCCCTGATGCGGCGGCTGGAGGTCTGGATCGATCGGCAGCCCGATCGGATCCTTACCAGCACGATTCACGGGGCTCGCCTGCTGATCGAGGCCTTCGGCGCGCCCCCGGAGCGGGTGATCCCGTTCCCGGATGCGGTCAATACGGAGGTCTTCCGCCCCCCGCTCCCCGAGGAGATGCCGGAGCTCCAGCGCCTGCGGGAGGAATGGGGGATCCCCCCGGGGCGCCGCCTGGTGGTCTATCTGGGGTTGCTGGCCCCCTATCAGGGCACGGATCTGCTGCTGGAGGCGGCCGCTCACGTGATTCATCAGGATCCTCAGGTTCATTTCATGATCATGGGATTTCCGGGGGAAGCCTTCTACATGGCCCGGGCCGCCGCCCTGGGGATTTCGGCGCATGTGACGTTTACGGGGAAGCTGCCTTACGAGCACGCCCCGATTTATCTTCGGTTAGGCGAACTGGCGGTAGCGCCCAAAATGTCGGCCACAGAGGGAAGCGGGAAGCTGTTAAACTATATGGCCACCGGCCTTCCGGTGGTGGCTTTCGATACCCCGGTCAGCCGGGAGTTCATGGGCCGGGACGGCTATTACGCCCGATTGGGGGATGCGGGAAGCCTGGCGGAGTGGATTCTGTATGCCCTCCGTCATCCGGAGGAATCGGTGGAGCGCGGCCGCCGGCTTCGCGCCCGGGCTATAGCTCATTACAGCTGGAGAACCGCCGGTCAGATGTTGCTGGAAATCTATCAGGCTGTTCGACAGGGCAGGCATCTCCCAGCGTGGGTCAGTGTTTCGCCCCGAAGAGGCGCGGATCTCTCTGCTTCCCTGAAGTCCGCGCGAGAGGAGGCGGGGAAGGCGGTTCCAGGCGGCTCCACCCCTAAAGGATGATCCGGATCTCGCTCGACGGAGGATGCGGGGAAGGCTACGACCCCCGAGATC
It encodes the following:
- a CDS encoding glycosyltransferase family 4 protein — protein: MRVLMIAPTSFFNDYGCHVRILEEARALQSLGLQVKIVTYYKGRDLPGLDIVRTPPLPWRSHYEVGSSRHKIAFDLYLSGTALATALRWRPHLLHAHLHEGALIGSVLRTLLRVPLIFDFQGSLTGEMIDHRFLNPDGPWYPLMRRLEVWIDRQPDRILTSTIHGARLLIEAFGAPPERVIPFPDAVNTEVFRPPLPEEMPELQRLREEWGIPPGRRLVVYLGLLAPYQGTDLLLEAAAHVIHQDPQVHFMIMGFPGEAFYMARAAALGISAHVTFTGKLPYEHAPIYLRLGELAVAPKMSATEGSGKLLNYMATGLPVVAFDTPVSREFMGRDGYYARLGDAGSLAEWILYALRHPEESVERGRRLRARAIAHYSWRTAGQMLLEIYQAVRQGRHLPAWVSVSPRRGADLSASLKSAREEAGKAVPGGSTPKG